A single region of the Streptococcus macedonicus ACA-DC 198 genome encodes:
- the ponA gene encoding Multimodular transpeptidase-transglycosylase/Penicillin-binding protein 1A/1B (PBP1) produces MITIKKKITRKQKKTNSTTSSRKATALKFLKYGLIAGLTLVIAAVLAGGSLFAYYVSSAPKLSESKLSSTNSSLIYDSSGNLIADLGSEKRESVTSDNIPLNLVNAITSIEDKRFFKHRGIDVYRILGAAFNNFTSSSTQGGSTLDQQLIKLAYFSTSESDQTLKRKAQEAWLALQMERKYTKEEILTFYVNKVYMGNGNYGMLTAAKSYYGKDLKDLSIAQLALLAGIPQAPSQYDPYTNPDAAQSRRDTVLAEMYENGNITKDEYDTAVATPVTDGLQTLTETSSYDAYLDNYIKEVIEEVSDKTGQDIYSAGLKVYTNVDTDVQQYLWNVYNTDYYVSYPDPDLQVASTIIDVTNGNVIAQLGSRNQDTTVSLGTNQSVLTDRDWGSTMKPITDYAPAIENGIYTSTAATTSDSKYYWPGTSTQIYNWDRQYYGTMTIQTAIQQSRNVPAVKALEAVGLDAAKEFLEGLGIYYPQLYYSNAISSSTSDSDEKYGASSEKMAAAYAAFSNGGIYYEPQYINKIEFNDGTTQTYSSSGTRAMKETTAYMMTSMLKTVLTYGTGTKAAISGVYQAGKTGTSNYSDDELEEIEESTGIYNSVVGTMAPDELFVGYTTQYSMAVWTGYKDRMTPIYGVGLNVAADVYKTMQSYLNEKYGSGSEDFTVPSGVYTSGGYVYLGGSNNNYTYSSTSSSVYSNIYGSSSSSSEKESSTAESSSEDSSSTESSNEADNNSDNSNTESSDE; encoded by the coding sequence GTGATCACAATTAAAAAGAAAATAACAAGAAAACAAAAAAAAACTAATTCTACTACTTCTTCAAGAAAAGCAACTGCTCTTAAATTCTTAAAATACGGCTTGATTGCAGGACTAACACTTGTCATTGCAGCTGTTTTGGCTGGTGGCTCTCTCTTTGCTTACTATGTAAGTAGTGCCCCAAAATTATCTGAAAGCAAGTTATCATCTACTAACTCTAGTTTGATTTACGATTCAAGTGGCAATTTGATTGCGGACCTTGGTTCTGAAAAACGTGAAAGTGTTACATCTGATAACATCCCTTTGAATTTGGTAAATGCCATTACTTCTATTGAAGATAAACGTTTCTTCAAACACCGTGGTATTGATGTCTACCGTATTCTTGGAGCTGCTTTTAACAACTTCACTAGCTCGAGCACCCAAGGTGGATCCACACTTGACCAACAGCTGATTAAATTGGCATACTTCTCAACGAGTGAATCCGATCAGACCTTAAAACGTAAGGCGCAAGAAGCTTGGCTTGCTCTCCAAATGGAACGCAAATATACTAAGGAAGAAATTTTAACGTTCTATGTTAACAAAGTCTATATGGGAAATGGTAACTATGGTATGCTTACCGCTGCTAAATCTTACTATGGTAAAGATTTGAAAGACTTATCCATTGCCCAGCTTGCCTTACTTGCAGGAATTCCTCAAGCTCCTAGTCAATATGACCCTTATACTAATCCAGACGCAGCACAAAGTCGTCGTGATACCGTTTTGGCGGAAATGTACGAGAACGGTAACATTACAAAAGACGAATACGATACTGCGGTAGCAACTCCTGTCACAGACGGTTTACAAACCCTCACGGAGACATCAAGTTACGATGCTTACCTTGATAATTATATTAAGGAAGTTATCGAAGAGGTCAGCGATAAGACAGGTCAAGATATTTATTCAGCAGGACTCAAAGTTTATACAAACGTTGATACTGATGTCCAACAATATCTCTGGAATGTTTACAATACTGATTACTATGTCTCTTATCCAGATCCTGATCTTCAAGTTGCCTCGACTATCATTGATGTAACAAACGGTAACGTTATTGCTCAACTTGGCTCACGTAACCAAGACACTACTGTCTCACTTGGTACCAACCAATCTGTTCTGACAGATAGGGACTGGGGTTCTACAATGAAGCCTATCACTGATTACGCTCCAGCTATTGAAAATGGTATTTACACAAGTACCGCAGCTACGACAAGCGATAGTAAATATTACTGGCCAGGCACTTCTACTCAGATTTACAACTGGGACCGTCAATACTATGGTACAATGACCATTCAAACGGCGATTCAACAATCGCGTAACGTTCCTGCCGTTAAGGCTCTTGAAGCAGTCGGATTAGATGCTGCTAAAGAATTCCTTGAGGGGCTTGGTATCTATTACCCACAACTTTACTACTCAAACGCCATTTCAAGTTCTACTAGTGATTCCGATGAAAAGTATGGCGCAAGCAGTGAAAAAATGGCTGCCGCCTATGCGGCATTTTCCAACGGTGGTATCTATTACGAACCTCAATATATTAATAAAATCGAGTTTAATGATGGTACTACTCAAACTTACAGTTCTTCTGGTACACGCGCCATGAAAGAAACAACAGCCTATATGATGACATCTATGCTGAAAACTGTTTTGACTTACGGTACAGGTACTAAAGCTGCTATTTCTGGTGTTTACCAAGCTGGTAAGACTGGTACTTCTAACTATTCTGATGATGAATTAGAAGAAATTGAAGAATCAACTGGTATTTACAACAGCGTTGTTGGTACAATGGCTCCAGATGAACTTTTTGTTGGTTACACCACACAATACTCAATGGCAGTTTGGACAGGTTATAAAGACAGGATGACGCCAATTTATGGTGTTGGATTGAATGTCGCAGCTGATGTTTATAAAACAATGCAAAGCTATCTAAATGAAAAATATGGCAGTGGTAGCGAAGACTTCACTGTCCCAAGTGGTGTTTACACTAGCGGTGGCTATGTCTACCTAGGCGGTTCAAATAACAACTACACTTATTCTTCAACATCAAGCTCTGTTTACAGCAATATTTATGGTTCAAGCTCAAGTTCTTCTGAAAAAGAGTCGTCAACAGCTGAATCTTCTAGCGAAGATAGTTCTTCAACCGAATCATCAAACGAAGCTGACAACAATTCAGATAACAGTAACACAGAATCTAGTGATGAATAA
- the recU gene encoding Recombination protein RecU, with the protein MVNYPHHLIQKQAVPAYKKVKKSSVNFANRGMSFEAAINETNNYYLSRNIAVIHKKPTPIQIVKVDYPKRSRAKIVEAYFRQASTTDYSGVYKGRYIDFEAKETRQKTSMPLKNFHAHQIEHMANVLKQDGICFVLLHFSTLKETYFLPASALVDFYQINLGTKSMPLDYIRKNGYVVTTSSLPQIPYLDIIDQKILGGDHN; encoded by the coding sequence ATGGTTAATTACCCTCATCATCTTATTCAAAAACAAGCAGTTCCTGCTTATAAAAAGGTAAAAAAATCATCCGTTAACTTTGCTAATCGTGGGATGAGTTTTGAGGCAGCAATTAATGAAACCAATAATTATTACCTATCTCGTAATATTGCTGTCATTCATAAAAAACCAACACCGATTCAAATTGTTAAAGTTGATTATCCGAAAAGAAGCCGTGCCAAAATTGTAGAAGCCTACTTTCGACAAGCTTCCACGACCGATTATTCTGGCGTCTATAAAGGACGCTATATCGACTTTGAAGCCAAAGAAACGCGGCAAAAGACATCTATGCCATTGAAAAATTTCCACGCTCACCAGATTGAGCACATGGCAAATGTTTTAAAACAAGACGGCATCTGCTTTGTTCTACTTCATTTTTCAACACTTAAGGAAACTTATTTTCTACCTGCTAGTGCTCTAGTAGATTTTTACCAAATCAATCTCGGCACCAAATCCATGCCACTTGATTATATCAGAAAAAATGGTTATGTGGTGACAACAAGTTCACTACCTCAAATTCCTTATTTAGATATTATTGATCAAAAAATTTTAGGCGGTGATCACAATTAA
- the gpsB gene encoding Cell division protein GpsB, coordinates the switch between cylindrical and septal cell wall synthesis by re-localization of PBP1, giving the protein MTSIIYSPKDIFEQEFKTSMRGYDRKEVDEFLDNIIKDYESYISQVQELRAENEKLQQQLSAKPKAAPTPSYVGSHTVNAGQQTRVAKSATNIDILKRISRLEKEVFGKQITE; this is encoded by the coding sequence ATGACAAGTATTATTTACAGTCCTAAGGACATTTTTGAACAAGAATTTAAAACCAGTATGCGTGGTTATGACAGGAAAGAAGTAGATGAATTTCTTGATAACATCATCAAGGACTATGAAAGTTATATTTCACAGGTTCAAGAACTACGCGCTGAAAATGAAAAATTACAACAACAACTCTCTGCAAAACCAAAAGCAGCGCCAACACCATCTTATGTTGGTTCACATACGGTTAATGCAGGGCAACAAACACGCGTTGCTAAATCAGCAACAAATATTGATATTTTGAAACGTATTAGCCGATTGGAAAAAGAAGTATTTGGAAAACAAATCACTGAATAA
- the ypsC gene encoding Predicted N6-adenine-specific DNA methylase, translating to MKKTFNLVATAAAGLEAVVGREIRDLGIDCQVENGKVRFQGDVRTIATTNLWLRAADRIKIVVGEFPACTFEELFQGVYKLDWENYLPLGAKFPISKAKCVKSKLHNEPSVQAISKKAVVKKLQKVYHRPEGVPLQESGAEFRIEVSILKDKATVMIDTTGASLFKRGYRVEKGGAPIKENMAAAIIELSNWYPDKPFIDPTCGSGTFCIEAAMIGMNIAPGFNRDFAFEEWDWVDDDLVQQVRDEAEKKANYDIELDISGFDIDGRMIDIAKKNAEEAGLADVIKLKQMRLQDLKTDKINGVIVSNPPYGERLLDDKAVDILYNEMGQTFAPLKTWSKFILTSDEQFERKYGSQADKKRKLYNGTLRVDLYQFYGERVKRSVTAPAQEK from the coding sequence ATGAAAAAAACGTTTAATTTAGTAGCGACAGCGGCAGCAGGACTTGAAGCGGTTGTAGGGCGTGAAATCCGTGATTTAGGCATTGACTGCCAAGTCGAAAATGGAAAAGTCCGTTTTCAAGGAGATGTTAGAACGATTGCGACAACCAACCTTTGGTTACGTGCGGCTGACCGTATTAAAATTGTAGTCGGTGAATTTCCGGCTTGTACCTTTGAAGAGTTATTTCAAGGTGTTTACAAATTAGATTGGGAAAATTATTTACCACTTGGTGCTAAGTTCCCAATTTCAAAGGCAAAATGTGTGAAATCTAAACTACATAATGAGCCAAGTGTTCAAGCTATTAGTAAAAAAGCTGTTGTTAAAAAACTGCAAAAAGTTTATCATCGTCCAGAAGGTGTTCCGTTGCAAGAAAGTGGGGCAGAATTTAGAATAGAAGTTTCCATTTTAAAAGATAAAGCAACAGTTATGATTGATACAACAGGAGCAAGTCTTTTCAAACGCGGTTACCGTGTGGAGAAAGGTGGGGCCCCGATTAAGGAAAATATGGCAGCAGCAATTATTGAGTTGTCAAACTGGTATCCAGATAAACCTTTTATCGACCCAACATGTGGTTCGGGAACCTTCTGTATCGAGGCAGCTATGATTGGCATGAACATTGCGCCAGGCTTTAATCGTGACTTTGCTTTTGAGGAATGGGATTGGGTTGACGATGATTTGGTTCAACAAGTTCGTGATGAAGCTGAAAAAAAAGCTAATTATGACATTGAACTTGATATTTCTGGATTTGATATTGACGGACGCATGATTGACATTGCGAAAAAGAATGCTGAGGAAGCAGGACTTGCAGATGTCATCAAATTGAAACAAATGCGACTTCAAGATTTAAAAACTGATAAAATCAACGGTGTTATCGTGTCTAACCCCCCATATGGTGAACGATTGCTGGATGACAAAGCTGTGGACATTTTGTATAATGAAATGGGACAGACTTTTGCTCCGCTAAAAACATGGAGTAAATTTATCCTAACAAGTGATGAACAATTTGAACGAAAATATGGTTCACAGGCTGATAAAAAACGTAAATTGTACAACGGTACACTAAGAGTTGATTTGTACCAATTCTATGGCGAACGTGTTAAACGTTCAGTTACTGCACCAGCGCAAGAAAAGTAA